A region from the Oceaniferula marina genome encodes:
- a CDS encoding PLP-dependent aminotransferase family protein, with protein sequence MITSDSSIPMYRQMADNLEHLIDSGTFRAGEKIPSVRQMSKDHRVSISTVMEAYALLEDRGCIEGRSRSGYYVKARLDAWDRIPELQEHENRPVDVSSVSIFEAMVNAVHRPEVVPFGAATPGDLACPNARLSSIGQALARKHGAAAYGYTVAPGRMDVRVQISKRCLTAGVDVAPSEIITTVGAVEALELALKATTRCGDVVMVETPTYFGLLAMIREQGLQAIEVPMHAETGVDIEAVAESLRTHDVKACLVQPNYHNPMGSVMPDANKKALVKMCAEAGVALIEDDINAELHFGEERPVSLKAYDREGGVIQCSSFSKSLSPGLRVGWIIPGKYYDQVKALKTGKVQATCTLSEMIAAEFLKMGGYDRHLRRVRTLYQNQLQQIRQAVFEQFPDGTRITAPSGGYLLWAELPTSVDTDKLAVEALQKNISIVPGSLCSATSRYGHAVRINCGHPLDERLEEALRVLGRLASRLL encoded by the coding sequence ATGATCACATCTGATTCCAGTATACCCATGTATCGCCAAATGGCGGACAATCTTGAGCATTTGATTGATTCGGGAACCTTTCGTGCCGGAGAGAAAATTCCATCGGTTCGCCAGATGAGTAAGGACCACCGGGTCAGCATTTCGACGGTGATGGAAGCCTACGCTTTGCTGGAAGATAGGGGCTGCATCGAAGGCCGTTCGCGGTCCGGATACTATGTCAAAGCCCGTCTCGACGCTTGGGACCGAATCCCCGAATTGCAAGAGCATGAGAATCGCCCGGTGGATGTCTCAAGTGTTTCTATTTTTGAAGCGATGGTGAATGCCGTTCATCGGCCGGAGGTCGTTCCTTTTGGGGCTGCGACGCCCGGGGATCTCGCTTGTCCAAATGCGCGCTTGAGTTCCATTGGGCAAGCATTGGCTAGGAAGCATGGAGCGGCTGCGTATGGATATACGGTGGCACCGGGACGTATGGATGTGAGGGTGCAAATTTCGAAGCGTTGTTTGACCGCGGGTGTGGATGTGGCCCCTTCCGAGATTATCACCACGGTGGGTGCGGTCGAGGCTCTGGAACTGGCCTTGAAGGCGACTACGCGGTGCGGGGATGTGGTGATGGTGGAGACTCCGACGTATTTCGGTTTGTTAGCGATGATCAGGGAGCAGGGGCTGCAGGCGATCGAGGTCCCGATGCACGCTGAAACCGGGGTGGATATCGAAGCTGTTGCGGAATCGTTGCGGACGCACGATGTGAAGGCTTGTCTGGTGCAACCGAATTACCACAATCCGATGGGGAGTGTGATGCCGGATGCCAATAAAAAGGCATTGGTTAAGATGTGCGCTGAAGCAGGCGTGGCCTTGATCGAGGATGACATTAATGCCGAGTTGCATTTTGGTGAAGAACGACCGGTTTCTCTCAAGGCATACGATCGTGAGGGAGGGGTGATCCAGTGCTCGAGTTTTTCCAAGTCCTTGTCACCAGGTTTGCGGGTTGGGTGGATTATTCCAGGGAAATATTATGATCAGGTCAAGGCCTTGAAAACCGGCAAGGTGCAGGCGACCTGCACCTTGTCGGAGATGATAGCAGCGGAGTTTCTGAAGATGGGTGGCTATGACCGGCATTTGAGGCGGGTTCGTACACTCTATCAGAATCAGCTTCAACAGATCCGTCAGGCTGTGTTTGAGCAGTTCCCTGATGGAACCAGAATAACTGCTCCCAGTGGTGGATATTTGTTGTGGGCCGAGCTTCCAACGAGTGTGGATACGGACAAGTTAGCGGTGGAGGCGCTGCAAAAGAACATTTCTATTGTCCCTGGCTCTCTCTGCTCTGCGACGAGTCGCTACGGGCATGCGGTGAGAATCAATTGTGGTCACCCATTGGATGAGCGTTTGGAGGAGGCTCTTCGTGTGTTAGGACGCTTGGCGTCACGATTGCTATAA
- a CDS encoding carbohydrate-binding family 9-like protein produces MKSPKQYQCQRVQGPLKLDGFLSDPAWASIPWTDAFVDITGDPGLKPRFETRVKMAWDDTYFYVAAELEEPHVWGTITRQNEVIFHDNDFEVFIDPDGDGRNYYEFEMNALGTIWELSLPVPYSEGGEPVWGCNLPGLIRKVGVRGRLNDPSDEDDGWSLEIAFPWEALRQYHSEKRTPPEPGDVWRVNFSRVQWQHEVVDGRYVRVPPHGTDLPQGLDPEEQSHPEDNWVWSPQWQVNMHVPALWGEVIFQS; encoded by the coding sequence GAAATTGGATGGGTTTCTATCCGATCCAGCATGGGCTTCGATTCCCTGGACGGATGCCTTTGTAGATATCACCGGTGATCCGGGGTTGAAGCCGAGATTTGAAACCCGGGTGAAAATGGCCTGGGATGACACGTATTTTTACGTCGCAGCCGAGTTGGAAGAACCCCATGTCTGGGGAACCATTACCCGGCAAAATGAGGTGATTTTTCACGACAACGACTTCGAAGTATTTATCGACCCCGACGGTGACGGGCGCAACTACTACGAATTTGAAATGAATGCCTTGGGCACCATCTGGGAGCTGAGTTTACCCGTGCCATACAGTGAAGGTGGAGAGCCCGTGTGGGGCTGCAATTTGCCGGGCTTGATTCGAAAGGTTGGAGTGAGGGGGCGCTTGAATGATCCGAGCGATGAAGACGATGGCTGGTCATTGGAAATTGCTTTTCCTTGGGAAGCCTTGCGGCAATACCATTCCGAAAAACGCACCCCGCCTGAGCCGGGCGATGTGTGGCGGGTGAACTTTTCCCGTGTTCAGTGGCAGCATGAAGTGGTGGATGGCCGCTACGTGCGGGTGCCTCCACATGGGACCGACTTGCCTCAGGGGCTTGACCCCGAGGAGCAGAGTCATCCGGAGGACAACTGGGTGTGGAGTCCCCAGTGGCAGGTCAACATGCATGTGCCCGCGCTATGGGGGGAGGTTATTTTCCAGTCTTAA
- a CDS encoding DUF1287 domain-containing protein has translation MMGLLWPVVMGENDAEEKRAPVSGGVDLVEAARWQVGKTTGYNGAYVSLSYPNGDVPLATGVCTDVVIRAMRRARKMDLQKLVHLDMRAHFSKYPNHWGLKRTDRSIDHRRVPNLKTYFDRCGWSVKVSKNKEDYLPGDLVTCTVAGKLPHMMVVSDRRAEDGTPLIIHNIGAGVKEESLLFEFPITGHFRLPAAPAE, from the coding sequence ATGATGGGTTTGTTATGGCCTGTTGTCATGGGGGAGAATGATGCGGAGGAAAAACGGGCGCCTGTTTCCGGTGGCGTGGATCTTGTGGAAGCGGCGCGCTGGCAGGTGGGGAAGACAACGGGATACAACGGTGCCTATGTGAGTTTATCTTATCCCAATGGAGATGTGCCATTGGCTACGGGGGTGTGTACGGATGTGGTGATTCGGGCAATGCGGCGTGCCAGAAAGATGGATCTGCAGAAGTTGGTGCATCTGGATATGCGGGCGCATTTCTCCAAGTACCCGAACCATTGGGGGCTGAAGAGGACGGATCGGAGCATTGACCACCGACGGGTGCCGAACTTAAAAACCTATTTTGATCGTTGTGGTTGGTCAGTGAAGGTTTCTAAAAACAAGGAGGATTATTTGCCGGGGGATTTGGTTACCTGCACGGTTGCTGGTAAGTTGCCCCATATGATGGTTGTGAGCGACCGAAGAGCGGAGGATGGCACGCCACTGATCATTCATAATATTGGAGCCGGGGTGAAAGAAGAGTCCTTGTTGTTTGAGTTCCCGATCACCGGGCATTTCCGATTGCCTGCTGCGCCTGCCGAGTAG